The following are from one region of the Entelurus aequoreus isolate RoL-2023_Sb linkage group LG17, RoL_Eaeq_v1.1, whole genome shotgun sequence genome:
- the ier3 gene encoding radiation-inducible immediate-early gene IEX-1, with translation MFPPSSPTMTTLHRREMFASSRLWNRSTQPEIFTFERVDCQAAAGPSSVAGRPKKRCTRVMYPAKVRMYLPPPERSPAKRWLLVLVLVLLWQIYTEEPCLDTPPSGAHGPADNYQAFPAGPAATPAAAVSACEADVVPAADCPAAGQQSAGNSYMVALLVYHRLGADK, from the coding sequence atgtttcctcCTTCAAGTCCCACGATGACAACTCTCCACAGGCGGGAGATGTTCGCCTCGTCTCGGCTGTGGAACCGCAGCACGCAGCCGGAAATCTTCACCTTCGAGCGGGTTGACTGCCAAGCCGCCGCCGGGCCCTCCTCGGTGGCAGGCCGGCCTAAGAAGCGCTGTACGCGGGTCATGTACCCCGCCAAGGTCCGCATGTACCTGCCGCCCCCGGAGAGGAGCCCGGCCAAGCGCTGGCTGCTCGTCCTCGTCCTGGTGCTCCTCTGGCAGATCTACACGGAGGAGCCCTGCCTGGACACGCCGCCCAGCGGTGCCCATGGCCCGGCCGACAACTACCAGGCCTTCCCCGCCGGCCCGGCGGCAACTCCCGCGGCCGCTGTGAGCGCCTGCGAGGCGGACGTCGTCCCAGCCGCGGACTGCCCGGCGGCCGGCCAGCAGAGCGCCGGCAACAGCTACATGGTGGCCCTGCTGGTCTACCACAGGCTGGGCGCGGACAAATAA